Proteins encoded by one window of Porphyromonas vaginalis:
- a CDS encoding leucine-rich repeat domain-containing protein — translation MKRLLLSLFLLLGGVAISTAQTFYDIATGGLFYKIINEESREVEVCRELEEPKTENGPLYEHIPEGDIHIPAEITADGETYRVVRIGDSAFGACFKITSLSIPASVREMGELPFLSLSGLKSFVVDKANPLYCSVDGVLYSKDQKTLLCYPNAHGKTFSVPEGTQKILSGAFFNCFELESITLPESLDSIGFIAFTSCINLREVTIPQGVRDLQIYAFAKCASLQKVDFKAPLEKLPMYTFDSCSALSDISLPEGMKSLGDWAFGYCTSLEQIKLPSTLEAIEGAVFSNCSKLAAIELPQGLKRLGNFAFGDDTALKTVKCQMVDPIEGEAMGESVFSNVWVDKCKLIVPEGSKERYAKASQWQEFLQIEETTGLDDITRDLSKGRKPAIFTIQGEQLVNREDLPAGIYIIDGVKTLLR, via the coding sequence ATGAAACGACTGCTTCTCTCTCTTTTTCTCCTCTTAGGAGGAGTAGCTATTAGTACAGCTCAGACATTTTATGACATAGCCACTGGCGGTCTCTTTTACAAGATAATCAACGAAGAGTCGCGAGAAGTAGAGGTGTGTCGTGAGCTTGAGGAGCCTAAGACGGAAAATGGGCCTCTGTACGAGCACATCCCTGAGGGGGATATCCATATCCCAGCAGAGATCACTGCCGATGGTGAGACCTATCGCGTTGTACGTATTGGCGACAGTGCTTTTGGAGCTTGCTTCAAAATCACTTCGCTGTCGATACCAGCGTCTGTCCGTGAGATGGGCGAGTTGCCTTTTTTGTCTCTATCGGGGCTCAAGAGTTTTGTCGTAGATAAGGCAAATCCTCTTTATTGCTCAGTGGATGGTGTACTCTATAGTAAGGATCAGAAGACATTGCTGTGCTATCCCAATGCTCATGGCAAGACTTTTAGTGTGCCTGAAGGTACTCAAAAGATCTTGTCTGGAGCGTTCTTTAACTGCTTCGAGCTAGAGTCTATCACTCTGCCCGAGTCTCTGGACTCAATAGGATTCATCGCCTTCACCTCTTGTATCAATCTCCGAGAGGTGACGATCCCCCAGGGCGTTAGAGATCTACAAATCTACGCTTTTGCGAAGTGTGCTTCACTACAAAAAGTGGACTTTAAGGCACCATTAGAGAAGCTCCCGATGTACACCTTCGATAGTTGCTCAGCACTATCTGACATCTCCCTCCCTGAGGGAATGAAGAGCCTTGGAGACTGGGCTTTTGGATACTGTACCTCTCTAGAGCAGATCAAATTGCCGAGTACCCTAGAGGCTATTGAGGGTGCTGTGTTTAGTAATTGCTCGAAGCTTGCTGCAATAGAACTCCCTCAGGGGTTAAAACGGCTTGGCAATTTCGCCTTTGGAGATGACACCGCACTCAAGACGGTCAAGTGCCAGATGGTCGACCCTATAGAAGGTGAAGCTATGGGAGAGTCTGTTTTTTCAAATGTTTGGGTTGACAAGTGTAAGCTGATTGTTCCCGAGGGAAGCAAGGAGCGCTATGCTAAGGCTTCTCAATGGCAAGAATTCCTACAGATTGAAGAGACCACGGGCCTAGACGATATAACAAGAGACCTCTCAAAGGGTCGCAAACCAGCAATATTTACCATCCAGGGTGAGCAACTAGTCAATAGAGAGGATCTCCCCGCTGGCATCTATATCATTGACGGCGTCAAGACCCTGCTTCGATAA